One Malania oleifera isolate guangnan ecotype guangnan chromosome 10, ASM2987363v1, whole genome shotgun sequence genomic region harbors:
- the LOC131165367 gene encoding phragmoplastin DRP1E, whose product MTTMESLIGLVNRIQRACTALGDYGGGENAFSSLWEALPSVAVVGGQSSGKSSVLESIVGRDFLPRGSGIVTRRPLVLQLHRTEDGQQEYGEFLHLPRRRFTDFSMVRKEIQDETDRMTGRTKQISPVPIHLSIYSPNVVNLTLIDLPGLTKVAVEGQPEGIVEDIENMVRSYIEKPNCVILAISPANQDIATSDAMKLSREVDPTGERTFGVLTKLDLMDKGTNALDVLEGRSYRLQQPWVGIVNRSQADINKNVDMIVARRKEREYFESSPDYGHLAGKMGSEHLAKLLSKHLESVIRARIPNITSLINKSIDELESEMDHLGRPIAVDAGAQLYTILELCRAFDRIFKEHLDGGRPGGDRIYGVFDNQLPAALRKLPFDRHLSLQNVKKVVSEADGYQPHLIAPEQGYRRLIEGALNYFRGPSEASVDAVHFVLKELVRKSIGETRELRRFPTLQAELAAASSEALERFREESKKTVVRLVDMESSYLTVEFFRKLPQEVEKGGNTAASTVDRYTEGHFRRIASNVSSYVNMVSDTLKNTIPKAVVYCQVREAKQSLLNHFYTQVGRKEGKQLAQLLDEDPALMERRQECAKRLELYKSARDEIDSVSWSR is encoded by the exons ATGACGACCATGGAGAGCTTGATTGGACTGGTGAATCGGATTCAGAGGGCTTGTACTGCACTCGGTGACTATGGTGGTGGCGAAAACGCTTTTTCGTCTCTCTGGGAGGCTCTACCTTCTGTTGCTGTTGTTGGTGGACAG AGTTCGGGAAAGTCTTCAGTTTTGGAGAGCATTGTGGGGCGAGATTTTCTTCCAAGAGGATCCG GGATTGTGACAAGGCGGCCTTTGGTGTTGCAGCTGCACAGGACAGAAGATGGACAGCAGGAGTATGGCGAATTCCTTCACCTCCCAAGAAGGAGATTCACTGATTTTT CCATGGTTCGTAAAGAAATTCAAGATGAGACTGATAGAATGACAGGGAGGACAAAACAGATTTCTCCTGTTCCCATCCATCTGAGCATCTATTCTCCAAATG TTGTCAACCTGACCCTAATTGATTTACCTGGTTTGACAAAGGTTGCTGTTG AGGGACAGCCTGAAGGTATTGTTGAAGATATAGAAAACATGGTGCGATCTTATATTGAGAAG CCCAACTGCGTTATCTTAGCAATATCTCCTGCCAATCAAGATATAGCCACATCAGACGCTATGAAACTTTCCAGGGAAGTTGATCCCACAG GTGAACGGACATTTGGAGTGTTAACAAAGCTTGATTTAATGGATAAAGGAACTAATGCATTGGAt gttCTTGAAGGAAGATCTTATCGGCTACAACAGCCTTGGGTTGGAATTGTGAACCGTTCTCAAGCTGATATCAATAAAAATGTAGATATGATTGTTGCTAGGCGCAAAGAGCGTGAGTACTTTGAATCTAGTCCTGATTATGGGCACTTGGCTGGTAAAATGGGTTCAGAACATCTCGCTAAACTTCTCTCAAAG CACTTGGAATCTGTGATCAGAGCTCGAATCCCAAATATCACATCCTTAATAAATAAAAGCATTGATGAACTTGAATCAGAGATGGACCACCTTGGTAGACCCATTGCTGTTGATGCAgga GCTCAATTATACACCATCTTGGAACTTTGCCGTGCGTTTGACAGGATATTCAAGGAGCATCTAGATGGAGG GCGACCTGGGGGTGATCGGATCTATGGGGTTTTTGACAACCAGCTTCCTGCTGCTTTGAGGAAGCTTCCATTTGATCGACATCTATCCCTGCAGAATGTAAAGAAAGTTGTGTCAGAAGCAGATGGATACCAGCCACATCTGATTGCCCCTGAGCAAGGTTATCGGCGGCTTATTGAGGGGGCTCTGAATTATTTCAGGGGTCCATCTGAAGCTTCAGTGGATGCT GTTCATTTTGTCTTGAAGGAACTTGTGAGAAAGTCAATTGGAGAAACTCGG GAATTGAGACGTTTTCCAACTCTACAAGCTGAACTAGCTGCTGCTTCCAGTGAAGCCTTGGAAAGGTTCCGCGAGGAGAGCAAGAAGACTGTTGTTCGATTGGTGGACATGGAATCTTCATACCTGACTGTGGAGTTCTTCCGGAAACTTCCCCAGGAAGTGGAGAAAGGGGGAAATACAGCTGCCTCAACTGTGGACCGCTACACGGAGGGTCATTTTAGGAGGATAGCGTCCAATGTATCATCATATGTGAATATGGTGTCTGATACCCTCAAGAACACAATTCCCAAGGCAGTTGTTTATTGTCAAGTTAGGGAGGCCAAACAGTCTTTACTCAACCACTTCTACACACAAGTGGGAAGAAAGGAG GGTAAGCAACTAGCTCAATTGTTGGATGAAGACCCAGCCCTGATGGAGAGGAGACAAGAATGTGCAAAAAGGCTTGAATTATACAAGTCAGCCAGAGATGAGATTGATTCTGTATCTTGGTCTAGATGA